One genomic segment of Mesoterricola silvestris includes these proteins:
- a CDS encoding hybrid sensor histidine kinase/response regulator, with protein MKPRLKILVVEDSEADFSLHLRNLSKHGTEADCVRVDTLGALETALQDRSWDAIISDYSLPELEFDQVLALARRKLPGVPFILVSGSIGEEVAVDLLRQGVWDFVWKDRPARLSQCLANCLGEARSRNARHEAELALRASESRYRSLFENMLDGYAHARILREEDGTVDWLYLDVNPAFERLTGLRDVVGRRLSEVLPGIRESEPQFVEAFSRVAATGVPERLELFAGTQGIWYSNSIYSPARDEFVVVFDNITQRKNEEMARRNLEDQIRHTEKLESLGSLASGVAHDMNNVLAAILAVGQVLQLKSEEDPGMASALDTIIKAANRGRDLVRGLTNFARKDLRAAEPLDLNRIVKEEAALLERTLRQKIRLEVDLAEPLPPFMGEAGNFGSALMNLCVNAVDAMPEGGVLALRTRQAEAGWMELIVEDSGTGMPPEVINRALEPFFTTKEPGKGTGLGLAMVHGTVKAHGGSLEIRSRVGKGTQIHIRLPAVAGAALEEHAQREAGIRRRVLRILVVDDDELIQATVPLLLHHLGHTPVAAMSGEEALDQLEKGLKVDAVILDLNMPGMGGEAAYLRMRMLRPSLPVLVATGFMDPSTDLLLQGDTRAASLSKPFSLEELHRKLEALV; from the coding sequence TTGAAGCCGCGGCTGAAGATCCTGGTGGTGGAGGACTCCGAGGCGGACTTCTCGCTCCACCTGCGCAACCTCAGCAAGCACGGCACGGAGGCGGACTGCGTCCGGGTGGACACCCTGGGCGCCCTGGAAACGGCCCTGCAGGACCGGTCCTGGGACGCGATCATCTCCGACTACAGCCTGCCGGAGCTGGAGTTCGACCAGGTCCTGGCCCTGGCCCGCAGGAAGCTGCCCGGGGTCCCCTTCATCCTGGTCTCGGGGAGCATCGGGGAGGAGGTCGCGGTGGATCTGCTCCGGCAGGGGGTCTGGGACTTCGTGTGGAAGGACCGCCCCGCCCGGCTCAGCCAGTGCCTGGCCAACTGCCTCGGGGAGGCCCGTTCCCGCAACGCCCGCCACGAGGCCGAGCTCGCCCTGAGGGCCAGCGAAAGCCGGTACCGGTCCCTGTTCGAGAACATGCTCGACGGCTACGCCCACGCCCGGATCCTCCGGGAGGAGGACGGGACCGTGGACTGGCTGTACCTGGACGTGAACCCCGCCTTCGAGCGCCTCACGGGCCTCCGGGACGTGGTGGGCCGCAGGCTGAGCGAGGTCCTCCCCGGGATCCGGGAATCCGAGCCCCAGTTCGTGGAGGCCTTCTCCCGGGTCGCCGCCACCGGCGTGCCGGAGCGGCTGGAGCTGTTCGCCGGGACCCAGGGCATCTGGTACTCCAATTCCATCTACAGCCCCGCCCGGGACGAATTCGTGGTGGTCTTCGACAACATCACCCAGCGCAAGAACGAGGAAATGGCGCGGCGCAACCTGGAGGACCAGATCCGGCACACCGAGAAGCTGGAGAGCCTCGGGAGCCTCGCCAGCGGGGTGGCCCACGACATGAACAACGTCCTGGCCGCCATCCTCGCCGTGGGGCAGGTGCTCCAGCTCAAGTCCGAGGAGGACCCGGGCATGGCCTCGGCCCTGGACACCATCATCAAGGCGGCCAACCGCGGCCGGGACCTGGTGCGGGGCCTCACGAACTTCGCCCGCAAGGACCTGCGGGCCGCGGAGCCCCTGGACCTCAACCGCATCGTCAAGGAGGAGGCCGCGCTCCTGGAGCGCACCCTCCGCCAGAAGATCCGCCTGGAGGTGGACCTGGCCGAGCCCCTGCCGCCCTTCATGGGCGAGGCGGGCAATTTCGGGAGCGCGCTGATGAACCTGTGCGTGAACGCCGTGGACGCCATGCCCGAGGGCGGCGTGCTGGCGCTGCGCACCCGGCAGGCCGAGGCGGGCTGGATGGAGCTTATCGTGGAGGATTCCGGCACCGGCATGCCCCCCGAGGTGATCAACCGGGCCCTGGAGCCCTTCTTCACCACCAAGGAGCCCGGTAAGGGCACCGGCCTGGGCCTGGCCATGGTGCACGGCACCGTGAAGGCCCACGGTGGCAGCCTGGAGATCCGGAGCCGGGTGGGCAAGGGCACCCAGATCCACATCCGCCTCCCCGCCGTGGCCGGGGCCGCCCTGGAGGAGCACGCGCAGCGCGAGGCCGGAATCCGGCGCCGGGTCCTGCGGATCCTGGTGGTGGACGACGACGAGCTGATCCAGGCCACCGTCCCGCTCCTGCTCCACCACCTGGGCCACACCCCCGTGGCCGCCATGAGCGGGGAGGAGGCCCTGGACCAGCTGGAAAAGGGCCTGAAGGTCGACGCCGTGATCCTGGACCTCAACATGCCCGGCATGGGCGGCGAAGCCGCCTACCTGCGCATGCGCATGCTCCGCCCCTCCCTGCCGGTGCTGGTGGCCACCGGCTTCATGGACCCCTCCACCGACCTCCTCCTCCAGGGCGACACCCGCGCCGCGAGCCTGTCCAAGCCCTTCTCCCTGGAAGAACTCCACCGGAAGCTGGAGGCTCTTGTATAG
- a CDS encoding response regulator, translating into MVEDNPQDELLTLRSMRKVNLGNLVEVVRDGQQALDYLFREGEFAGRTGPDLPALVLLDLGLPRLGGLEVLSRIRKDERTRALPVVIFTSSSEEEDRLASLVGGANSFVRKPVDFAEFAEKVGRLGVYWVAVNEAPRSWSRG; encoded by the coding sequence ATGGTGGAGGACAACCCCCAGGACGAGCTCCTCACGCTGCGTTCCATGCGCAAGGTGAACCTGGGCAACCTGGTGGAGGTGGTCCGGGACGGCCAGCAGGCCCTGGACTACCTCTTCCGGGAGGGGGAGTTCGCCGGGAGGACCGGGCCGGACCTGCCGGCGCTGGTGCTCCTGGACCTGGGCCTGCCCCGGCTGGGGGGCCTGGAGGTCCTGTCCAGGATCCGCAAGGACGAGCGCACCCGGGCCCTGCCGGTGGTGATCTTCACCTCCTCCAGCGAGGAGGAGGATCGCCTCGCGAGCCTGGTGGGAGGCGCCAACAGCTTCGTGCGCAAGCCCGTGGACTTCGCCGAATTCGCCGAGAAGGTGGGGCGGCTCGGGGTGTACTGGGTGGCCGTGAACGAGGCTCCGCGCTCCTGGAGCCGGGGTTGA
- a CDS encoding PAS domain S-box protein, with protein MATGLLQGLCWPVIVPFVWFLFYPTVFFSSWLGGFASGLWATFLSTALVWWFFMEPVHTLLKPRPGSYINALAFIGMGFLFSFFHERLRKAKLEAAESRLRERDGLLERTSRTAHVGGWEFDVATRTGSWTEEVARIHDLDPSTHPDVELGLSHFVERDRPAMVEAVRRAVEEGRPYDLEVELVSAAGVRKWVRTTGQAVLEGGRVVKVQGAMQDISDRKAMELALRDSEARFRALFEQAGVGVVEVEAATGRFQRVNGRFCEILGYGEAELLAMRFQDLTHPGDLGRDLRETGRLARGEIASYATEKRYFRKDGSIVWVGLTVRPLCWPGQEATHFVSIVEDISARKQAEAEVKVLNATLERRVAERTQELTAANQELESFAYAVSHDLRAPLRAMDGFSQALLEDCGPALDGEGRGYLDQIIRASHTMSGLIDGILLLSRATRGDMERAPVDISALSESLLEGFGRADGRRPVRWRVEPGLQAEGDPRMLRAAFTNLLGNAWKYTGKSPEPLIEVDRVQEDGVPWIRVRDNGCGFDMAFEEKLWKPFQRLHRQDEFPGLGIGLATTQRIVNRHGGRLRAESAPGRGASFLIALPPFAPVEAP; from the coding sequence GTGGCCACCGGCCTCCTCCAGGGGCTGTGCTGGCCGGTGATCGTGCCCTTCGTGTGGTTCCTGTTCTACCCGACGGTCTTCTTCAGCTCCTGGCTGGGGGGCTTCGCGTCGGGGCTGTGGGCCACCTTCCTGTCCACGGCCCTGGTGTGGTGGTTCTTCATGGAGCCGGTGCACACCCTCCTCAAGCCGCGGCCCGGATCGTACATCAATGCCCTGGCTTTCATCGGCATGGGATTTCTCTTCTCCTTCTTCCACGAGCGCCTGCGCAAGGCCAAGCTGGAGGCCGCGGAATCCCGGCTCCGGGAGCGGGACGGCCTCCTGGAACGCACGAGCCGCACGGCCCACGTGGGCGGGTGGGAGTTCGACGTGGCCACCCGGACGGGTTCCTGGACCGAGGAGGTGGCCCGCATCCACGACCTGGACCCCTCCACCCATCCGGATGTGGAGCTGGGGCTCAGCCATTTCGTGGAGCGGGACCGCCCGGCCATGGTCGAGGCCGTGCGCCGCGCCGTGGAGGAGGGGCGTCCCTATGACCTGGAGGTGGAGCTGGTGAGCGCCGCGGGGGTGCGGAAGTGGGTGCGCACCACGGGCCAGGCGGTCCTCGAAGGCGGCAGGGTGGTGAAGGTGCAGGGCGCCATGCAGGACATCTCCGACCGCAAGGCCATGGAACTGGCCCTGCGCGACAGCGAGGCCCGGTTCCGGGCCCTGTTCGAGCAGGCCGGGGTGGGCGTGGTGGAAGTGGAGGCCGCCACGGGGCGCTTCCAGCGGGTCAACGGGCGGTTCTGCGAGATCCTGGGCTACGGCGAGGCCGAGCTGCTGGCGATGCGCTTCCAGGACCTCACCCACCCCGGCGACCTGGGCCGGGACCTGCGCGAGACGGGGCGCCTCGCCCGGGGCGAGATCGCCAGCTATGCCACCGAGAAGCGCTATTTCCGCAAGGACGGCTCCATCGTGTGGGTGGGGCTCACCGTCCGGCCCCTCTGCTGGCCGGGCCAGGAGGCCACCCACTTCGTGAGCATCGTCGAGGACATTTCCGCCCGCAAGCAGGCCGAGGCGGAGGTGAAGGTGCTGAACGCCACCCTGGAGCGGCGCGTGGCCGAACGCACCCAGGAACTCACCGCCGCCAACCAGGAGCTGGAGAGCTTCGCCTACGCCGTCTCCCACGATCTCCGGGCCCCGCTGCGGGCCATGGACGGGTTCAGCCAGGCCCTCCTGGAGGACTGCGGCCCCGCCCTGGACGGGGAGGGGCGCGGGTACCTGGACCAGATCATCCGGGCCAGCCACACCATGAGCGGGCTCATCGACGGGATCCTCCTGCTCTCCAGGGCCACCCGCGGGGACATGGAGCGCGCGCCGGTGGACATCTCGGCCCTTTCGGAAAGCCTCCTGGAGGGGTTCGGCAGGGCCGATGGGCGGCGCCCCGTGCGCTGGAGGGTGGAGCCGGGGCTCCAGGCCGAAGGGGATCCCCGGATGCTGCGGGCCGCCTTCACCAACCTCCTGGGCAACGCCTGGAAGTACACTGGCAAGTCCCCCGAGCCCCTCATCGAGGTGGACCGCGTCCAGGAGGACGGCGTGCCCTGGATCCGGGTGCGGGACAACGGCTGCGGCTTCGACATGGCCTTCGAGGAGAAGCTCTGGAAGCCGTTCCAGCGCCTCCACCGCCAGGACGAGTTCCCCGGCCTGGGCATCGGCCTCGCCACCACCCAGCGCATCGTGAACCGCCACGGCGGGCGCCTGCGCGCGGAATCCGCCCCCGGCCGCGGGGCCTCCTTCCTCATCGCCCTTCCCCCTTTCGCGCCCGTGGAGGCCCCGTGA
- a CDS encoding TolC family protein: MRIAPHLALGLIPAACLAQAPEDPQLASLIQEALARNPDAARSSAMARAEKERIPQAGALPDPVLSLGLQNDGFKKLQIGQMETSYYSIMVTQPLLWPGKRGLRGDIARMGSQAAMESLSRVRLTLEADIRRGYVALLLVRSQLRLLDQQALFLQQAETTARVRYEVGQGAQVDLLRAQLERTRLEQSRLDLQSEERATLAALNRLRALPPDAPLATERTLEQQPDPAPIRATEADGARNLSPELKAARIAVDQAGKSLELARLDRRPDFAVTAGYMPRGGFDPMWTASVSITLPVWQKRKQAQAVVEQEHRRRASGSEVESLEALIGQRVQERAAQMDAALGVLRVYRSGLLVQSETSFRATLAQYGVGKVPFLSVLEALNGWIADQSGLLQAQARAQAIAIAQRELNLGSVPPIGSTSLGGTALGGGGGAPASAGARKGAAAGSESESSSMKSM, encoded by the coding sequence ATGCGCATAGCGCCCCATCTGGCCCTAGGCCTCATCCCAGCGGCGTGCCTGGCCCAGGCGCCCGAAGATCCCCAACTCGCCTCCCTGATCCAGGAGGCCCTGGCCCGCAACCCCGACGCGGCCCGCTCCAGCGCCATGGCCCGGGCGGAAAAGGAGCGCATCCCCCAGGCGGGGGCGCTTCCGGACCCGGTCCTGTCCCTGGGGCTCCAGAATGATGGATTCAAGAAGCTCCAGATCGGCCAGATGGAGACCAGCTACTACTCGATCATGGTCACCCAGCCCCTCCTCTGGCCCGGAAAGCGGGGCCTGCGGGGCGACATCGCCCGCATGGGCTCCCAGGCCGCCATGGAATCCCTCAGCCGGGTGCGCCTCACCCTGGAGGCGGATATCCGCCGGGGCTACGTGGCCCTCCTGCTGGTGCGGAGCCAGCTGCGGCTCCTGGACCAGCAGGCCCTCTTCCTCCAGCAGGCCGAAACCACGGCCCGGGTGCGCTACGAGGTGGGCCAGGGGGCCCAGGTGGACCTCCTGCGGGCCCAGCTGGAGCGCACCCGGCTGGAGCAGTCCCGCCTGGACCTCCAGTCCGAGGAGCGCGCCACCCTGGCCGCCCTCAACCGCCTGCGGGCCCTGCCCCCCGACGCGCCCCTGGCCACGGAGCGCACCCTGGAGCAGCAGCCCGACCCCGCCCCCATCCGTGCGACGGAGGCCGACGGCGCCCGGAACCTCAGCCCCGAACTGAAGGCGGCCCGCATCGCCGTGGACCAGGCCGGCAAGTCCCTGGAACTGGCCCGCCTGGACCGGCGCCCCGACTTCGCGGTCACCGCCGGCTACATGCCCCGGGGCGGCTTCGATCCCATGTGGACCGCCAGCGTCTCCATCACCCTCCCCGTGTGGCAGAAGCGCAAGCAGGCCCAGGCCGTGGTGGAGCAGGAGCACCGGAGGCGGGCATCGGGTTCGGAGGTGGAGAGCCTGGAGGCCCTCATCGGCCAGCGCGTGCAGGAACGCGCCGCCCAGATGGACGCCGCCCTGGGCGTGCTCCGCGTCTACCGCAGCGGCCTCCTGGTGCAGAGCGAAACGAGCTTCCGCGCCACCCTCGCCCAGTACGGGGTGGGCAAGGTTCCGTTCCTTTCCGTGCTGGAGGCCCTCAACGGCTGGATCGCCGACCAGAGCGGGCTCCTCCAGGCCCAGGCCCGGGCCCAGGCCATCGCCATCGCCCAGCGGGAGCTGAACCTGGGCTCCGTCCCGCCCATCGGCTCCACCTCCCTGGGCGGCACGGCCCTGGGCGGCGGAGGGGGGGCCCCGGCCTCCGCCGGCGCCCGCAAGGGCGCCGCCGCCGGATCCGAAAGCGAATCCTCATCCATGAAATCCATGTAG
- a CDS encoding efflux RND transporter periplasmic adaptor subunit has translation MNQASSLPRTAALMLLALAAGVGGTLLLRPRPKEHVHQAPAKTMYQCPMHPQIIQDHPGDCPICGMALVAMDGSNASDANGPDGHATVAIDLERQQLIGLTTTAAVEGSVGGEIRTTARIAPDETRIRHMHVKVDGYVEKLFVDFVGMPVAKGQALFTFYSPDFVSAQQEYLLALRTRKALKGGEREGSGQELLDSARRRMALWDVAPGDLDELERTGEVKKSLTLRSPIAGVVTAKTAVEGNRLTPADTPFEITDLGHLWAIADIYEPELPRLKVGMGAALTLEAFPGKTFNGRVAFIDPLVDPKTRTTKARVEIANPGGILKPEMFGEMVIRSQARKGLVVPVDAVLDAGTRKIVFVALGDGRFEPREVRTGSSLGETVEVLSGLKAGENVVNRANFLVDSESRLKAALAHMAPGAGKN, from the coding sequence ATGAACCAGGCATCCTCCCTTCCCCGCACCGCCGCCCTCATGCTCCTGGCCCTCGCCGCCGGCGTGGGCGGAACCCTCCTCCTCCGGCCCCGCCCCAAGGAGCACGTCCACCAGGCGCCCGCCAAGACCATGTACCAGTGCCCCATGCACCCCCAGATCATCCAGGACCACCCGGGGGACTGCCCGATCTGCGGCATGGCCCTGGTGGCGATGGACGGATCCAACGCCTCGGACGCCAACGGCCCCGACGGCCACGCCACGGTGGCCATCGACCTGGAGCGCCAGCAGCTCATCGGCCTGACCACCACCGCGGCCGTGGAGGGCTCCGTGGGAGGCGAGATCCGCACCACCGCGCGCATCGCCCCGGACGAGACCCGCATCCGCCACATGCACGTGAAGGTGGACGGCTACGTGGAGAAGCTCTTCGTGGACTTCGTGGGCATGCCGGTGGCCAAGGGGCAGGCGCTCTTCACGTTCTACAGCCCCGATTTCGTCTCGGCCCAGCAGGAGTACCTCCTGGCCCTGCGCACCCGCAAGGCCCTCAAGGGCGGTGAACGGGAGGGCAGCGGCCAGGAGCTCCTGGATTCCGCCCGCCGGCGCATGGCCCTCTGGGACGTGGCCCCCGGGGACCTGGACGAGCTGGAGCGCACCGGCGAGGTGAAGAAGTCCCTCACCCTGCGCTCCCCCATCGCCGGGGTGGTCACCGCCAAGACGGCCGTGGAGGGCAACCGCCTCACCCCCGCCGACACCCCCTTCGAGATCACCGACCTGGGCCACCTCTGGGCCATCGCCGACATCTACGAGCCCGAACTGCCCCGCCTCAAGGTGGGCATGGGGGCGGCCCTGACCCTGGAGGCCTTCCCGGGGAAGACCTTCAACGGCCGCGTGGCCTTCATCGATCCCCTGGTGGATCCCAAGACCCGCACCACCAAGGCGCGGGTGGAGATCGCCAACCCGGGCGGCATCCTCAAGCCCGAGATGTTCGGCGAGATGGTGATCCGCAGCCAGGCCCGCAAGGGTCTTGTGGTGCCCGTGGACGCGGTGCTGGACGCCGGCACCCGCAAGATCGTCTTCGTGGCCCTGGGCGACGGCCGCTTCGAGCCCCGGGAGGTGCGGACCGGCTCCAGCCTGGGCGAGACGGTGGAGGTCCTTTCGGGCCTCAAGGCCGGGGAGAACGTGGTCAACCGCGCGAACTTCCTGGTGGATTCGGAATCCAGGCTGAAGGCCGCCCTGGCCCACATGGCGCCCGGCGCCGGAAAGAACTGA
- a CDS encoding efflux RND transporter permease subunit codes for MIQRIIRFSAENKFLVLAAGIIALVLSFWAMRTIPLDALPDLSDTQVIVYSKWDRSPDQVEDQVTYPIVTSLLGAPKVKAVRGLSDFGFSYVYVIFEDGTDIYWARSRVLEYLSKITASLPQGVKTELGPDATAVGWVYQYALVDKSGKHSTDELRSTQDWFMRYALQAVPGVAEVATVGGQARQFQVALNPNKMATYRITIDKVIAAVKAANNEGGGRLVEFSGREYMVRGRGYARTAQDLEGAVLKAEGGTPVRLSDVATVSLGPEMRRGLADLDGHGDVVGGIVVMRQGENALDVIRRVKTKLDELKPSLPAGVEVVSVYDRATLIEKAIATVKDKLVEEMIVVSIIILIFLWHIPSAIVPIVTIPLSVALAFIPMLIMGQNANLMSLAGIAISIGVLVDGAIVEVENAYKKLEHWVSGGRIGDFHKVRLEALLEVGPSVFFSLLVIAIAFMPVFTLVDQEGRLFRPLAYSKNLAMAIAAILALTVDPALRMLFARMDPFTFRPKWLSWAATQTLVGTYYPEERHPVSRFLHRIYEPPCRFVLRHAKATIAVAVFMIVATIPVFLRLGSEFMPRLGEGTLLYMPSTLPGLSQTEAQRILQVQDRLIRTVPEVERVFGKAGRADTATDPAPFSMMETVIQLKPEEQWRETKRWYSSWAPNWAKSVLRAFWRDRITEEDIVADLDRAVRLPAIPNAWTMPIKARIDMLSTGIRTPVGLKVNGADLKVIQRIAVEAEGILRNVPGTRSALAERTAEGYFLDFELKRDQLARYGLSVEEANMMVMTAIGGDNQTTIFDGRARYPVNVRYARDYRENPAALGRVLVPLPNGSAVPMEAIADIKLVLGPGMIRDENALLNGYVLVDFDTSKTDVGTYVKNAKAAIEKELKLPAGYSLDWSGQFENMIRVKERLKLIVPITLVLIFGLLYANTKSAFKASLVMMAVPFSAIGAFWLMWILGYNTSIAVWVGLIALLGLDAETGVFMLLFLDLSHEEARKAGRLNTTGDLVEAIIHGAVKRVRPKAMTVFAAFIGLLPIMWSTGTGADVMKRIAAPMVGGLATSFILELLVYPAVYYLWKRREVAEGPETLQGPATS; via the coding sequence ATGATCCAGCGAATCATCCGGTTCTCCGCGGAGAACAAGTTCCTGGTGCTGGCGGCGGGCATCATCGCCCTGGTGCTCTCCTTCTGGGCCATGCGCACCATTCCCCTGGACGCCCTGCCGGACCTCAGCGACACCCAGGTCATCGTCTACTCCAAGTGGGACCGGAGCCCGGACCAGGTGGAGGACCAGGTCACCTACCCCATCGTCACCAGCCTCCTGGGGGCCCCCAAGGTCAAGGCCGTGCGGGGGCTGTCGGACTTCGGCTTCAGCTACGTGTACGTCATCTTCGAGGACGGCACCGACATCTACTGGGCCCGCTCCCGGGTCCTGGAATACCTCAGCAAGATCACCGCCAGCCTGCCCCAGGGCGTCAAGACCGAGCTGGGGCCGGACGCCACGGCCGTGGGCTGGGTCTACCAGTACGCCCTGGTGGACAAGAGCGGCAAGCACAGCACCGACGAGCTGCGGTCCACCCAGGACTGGTTCATGCGCTACGCCCTGCAGGCCGTGCCCGGCGTGGCCGAGGTGGCCACCGTGGGCGGCCAGGCCCGCCAGTTCCAGGTGGCCCTCAATCCCAACAAGATGGCCACCTACCGCATCACCATCGACAAGGTCATCGCCGCGGTGAAGGCCGCCAACAACGAGGGCGGCGGGCGCCTGGTGGAGTTCAGCGGGCGCGAGTACATGGTGCGCGGCCGCGGCTACGCCCGGACCGCCCAGGACCTGGAAGGCGCCGTGCTCAAGGCCGAGGGGGGAACCCCCGTGCGCCTTTCCGACGTGGCCACCGTTAGCCTGGGCCCCGAGATGCGCCGGGGCCTCGCGGACCTGGACGGCCACGGCGACGTGGTGGGGGGCATCGTCGTCATGCGCCAGGGCGAGAACGCCCTGGACGTCATCCGGCGGGTGAAGACCAAGCTCGACGAGCTCAAGCCCTCCCTCCCCGCCGGCGTGGAGGTGGTTTCCGTCTACGACCGCGCCACCCTCATCGAGAAGGCCATCGCCACAGTCAAGGACAAGCTGGTGGAGGAGATGATCGTCGTTTCGATCATCATCCTCATCTTCCTCTGGCACATCCCCTCGGCCATCGTGCCCATCGTCACCATCCCCCTGAGCGTGGCCCTGGCCTTCATCCCCATGCTGATCATGGGCCAGAACGCCAACCTCATGTCCCTGGCCGGCATCGCCATCTCCATCGGCGTCCTGGTGGACGGGGCCATCGTGGAGGTGGAGAACGCCTACAAGAAGCTCGAGCACTGGGTGAGCGGGGGCCGCATCGGCGACTTCCACAAGGTGCGCCTGGAGGCGCTCCTGGAGGTGGGTCCCAGCGTCTTCTTCTCGCTGCTGGTGATCGCCATCGCCTTCATGCCCGTGTTCACCCTGGTGGACCAGGAGGGGCGCCTCTTCCGGCCCCTGGCCTACTCCAAGAACCTGGCCATGGCCATCGCGGCCATCCTGGCCCTCACGGTGGACCCGGCCCTGCGCATGCTCTTCGCGCGGATGGATCCCTTCACCTTCAGGCCCAAGTGGCTGTCCTGGGCCGCCACCCAGACCCTCGTGGGCACCTACTACCCCGAGGAGAGGCACCCCGTGAGCCGCTTCCTCCACCGCATCTACGAGCCGCCCTGCCGCTTCGTCCTGCGCCACGCCAAGGCCACCATCGCCGTCGCCGTGTTCATGATCGTGGCCACCATCCCCGTGTTCCTGCGCCTGGGCTCGGAATTCATGCCCCGCCTGGGGGAGGGCACCCTCCTCTACATGCCCTCCACCCTGCCCGGACTCAGCCAGACCGAGGCCCAGCGCATCCTCCAGGTGCAGGACCGCCTCATCCGCACCGTCCCCGAGGTTGAACGGGTCTTCGGCAAGGCGGGCCGCGCCGACACCGCCACGGACCCCGCCCCCTTCTCCATGATGGAGACGGTGATCCAGCTCAAGCCCGAGGAGCAGTGGCGCGAAACGAAGCGCTGGTACTCCTCCTGGGCCCCCAACTGGGCCAAGTCCGTGCTCCGCGCCTTCTGGCGCGACCGCATCACCGAGGAGGACATCGTGGCCGACCTGGACCGCGCCGTGCGCCTCCCGGCCATCCCCAACGCCTGGACCATGCCCATCAAGGCCCGCATCGACATGCTCTCCACGGGCATCCGCACCCCCGTGGGCCTCAAGGTCAACGGGGCGGACCTGAAGGTCATCCAGCGGATCGCCGTGGAGGCCGAGGGCATCCTCCGCAACGTGCCGGGCACCCGCAGCGCCCTGGCCGAGCGCACCGCGGAGGGCTACTTCCTGGACTTCGAGCTCAAGCGGGACCAGCTGGCCCGCTACGGCCTGAGCGTCGAGGAGGCCAACATGATGGTCATGACCGCCATCGGCGGCGACAACCAGACCACCATCTTCGACGGCCGGGCCCGGTACCCCGTGAACGTGCGCTACGCCCGGGACTACCGCGAGAACCCCGCCGCCCTGGGCCGGGTCCTGGTGCCCCTGCCCAACGGCTCCGCGGTTCCCATGGAGGCCATCGCCGACATCAAGCTGGTGCTGGGCCCCGGCATGATCCGGGACGAGAACGCCCTCCTCAACGGCTACGTGCTGGTGGACTTCGACACCTCCAAGACCGACGTGGGCACCTACGTGAAGAACGCCAAGGCCGCCATCGAGAAGGAGCTCAAGCTTCCCGCCGGCTACAGCCTGGACTGGAGCGGCCAGTTCGAGAACATGATCCGGGTGAAGGAGCGCCTGAAGCTCATCGTCCCCATCACCCTGGTCCTCATCTTCGGCCTGCTCTACGCCAACACCAAGAGCGCCTTCAAGGCCTCCCTGGTGATGATGGCCGTGCCCTTCTCGGCCATCGGCGCCTTCTGGCTCATGTGGATCCTGGGCTACAACACCTCCATCGCCGTGTGGGTGGGCCTCATCGCCCTCCTGGGACTGGATGCCGAGACGGGCGTCTTCATGCTGCTCTTCCTGGACCTCTCCCACGAGGAGGCCCGCAAGGCCGGGCGCCTGAACACCACCGGCGACCTGGTGGAGGCCATCATCCACGGCGCCGTCAAGCGCGTGCGCCCCAAGGCCATGACCGTCTTCGCCGCCTTCATCGGCCTGCTGCCCATCATGTGGTCCACGGGCACGGGCGCCGACGTCATGAAGCGCATCGCCGCGCCCATGGTGGGGGGCCTGGCCACAAGCTTCATCCTGGAGCTGCTGGTGTACCCCGCGGTCTACTACCTGTGGAAGCGCCGCGAAGTGGCCGAAGGCCCCGAGACCCTGCAGGGCCCGGCCACCTCCTGA
- a CDS encoding DUF4405 domain-containing protein — MSLKSFATPLTIASFITSAATGLLMFFGVKAGLVVPVHEWVSILFVAGGILHVVANGRATLAHLRRPVGATLACVCTVVAVAAVLPSRGGANPHHVLRQSMDALLDTDIQGVAALTKRPEREVKEGLARAGFTAPDGAASLRAIAKASGRPPLELLAAALPEARPEGR; from the coding sequence ATGTCCCTCAAGTCCTTCGCCACCCCCCTGACCATCGCCTCCTTCATCACCTCGGCCGCCACGGGCCTCCTCATGTTCTTCGGCGTCAAGGCCGGCCTGGTCGTGCCCGTCCATGAATGGGTGAGCATCCTGTTCGTGGCCGGCGGCATCCTGCACGTCGTGGCCAACGGAAGGGCCACCCTCGCCCACCTCCGCCGCCCCGTGGGCGCCACCCTGGCCTGCGTGTGCACCGTGGTCGCCGTGGCCGCCGTCCTCCCCTCCCGCGGCGGCGCCAACCCCCACCACGTCCTCCGCCAGTCCATGGACGCGCTCCTGGACACCGATATCCAGGGCGTCGCCGCCCTCACGAAGCGCCCGGAACGGGAGGTGAAGGAGGGCCTCGCGAGGGCCGGCTTCACCGCCCCGGACGGCGCCGCCTCCCTCCGCGCCATCGCCAAGGCCAGCGGCCGCCCCCCCCTGGAACTCCTCGCCGCGGCCCTGCCCGAGGCGAGGCCCGAAGGGAGGTAG